ATCATTTAGATTTACATTAGAGATAAATTTTTTAGTAGATGTGTCGATGTTTTTATTACTTTCAGCACCAATGTTTAATTGGTTATTTTCGTCTTCATTAACTACATTTTCTCCAAGTTTTCCTGGGCCATTCGGGTTATATCCATTTTTTACTTCATCTCCGTCCGAATATCCGTCGTTATCCGTATCTGGATTATTTGGATCAGTTCCTAAATCTGTTTCTTCAAGATCAGTTAATCCGTCATTGTCGGTATCTAAATTGGTATTTTGATTTTGGCTATATCTTTGACTTTCTTCAAGCCACTTTTGATATTCCGTTTTTTGTTTATATGTTGCGTAAAAATAAGACGAAACAAGAGATACTACTATAATTGTGAGAATAGTTAAACTTAGAACGGTTTTTTTATGTTTAACAGCATAATATCTTGTCTTAAAAAATTGAAAAAATGTTCCAAGAATGGCGGTAGCGAATATGGCGATTATTGAAAAGAATTGAACAATCTGAGTTCCAATATTAAAAATAAAATCCGGAGGAATTACTGCGTGGGCGGTTTCGGGGAAAATAAAAAAATGCCCGATAAGTAGAAATGCTGATAATTTTATGATTTTTTTGTTCATGTAGTTATTGTATTAGTTTTCCCCTTTTAAATAAATAAAAAAGAAATTTGAAAATTTTTAAAACAATTAGGGCGTTAGCCCGAAAAGAAAAGGAATATTTCAGCTAACGTTAGGCATATCCGAAGTTTTTCTGAAGCGTAGCGAAAGAAAAATTTGGGAGAGAAAATTTTGCTTTCCTTAATTTATTATAAAGTGCAAAATTTTTGANNNNNNNNNNNNNNNNNNNNNNNNNNNNNNNNNNNNNNNNNNNNNNAATTTTGCTTTCCTTAATTTATTATAAAGTGCAAAATTTTTGAACCGGATATGCCTTGTTATGTGATGTAAAATTCTTTCTTTTTTCTTTTTTTTAAATTTGCTTTTTATTCTAAATAATAAATAAGTTTTTTTGTTTTTGATTTTGGGCAGAGGGGTAAGGGGTGAATGCCCAAAATCAAAAACTCCTTATTCTATTTTATCTGATTTAGCTAAATTGCATTTAGCACATAATAGCCTGATATTTTTTGACGTTAAACTGGTACCACCTTTTGAAAATGGTAGATCATGATCAAAATGTAAATTTTTTGTGGACTCACAGATAACACATTTTCCGCCATCTCTTTTCCACACTTCTTTTTTTACCTCGCTTGATATTAAGCGCGTATGCGCTAAATCAATTGGTGTTGTCATTTCGACGTCTTGTTTGTCAGAAAGTTTTAAAGAAAAAACAAACACATTTCTTTTCCCATCATGCCTAGTTTGACAATCGATCAGATCAAAAAAACCTTTTAATGACCAAACGCCTGGCATTATTTTTTCATAAACTTTTATTGGCTCAGTCACTGTAATTCCTTTTTTGTATTTTTCTACTGCATCAATAAATTTGCCATTTTGTGTCAAGGTGCCATTCTTGGTTTTATTTGGCTGATTAAGTGTCTTTGGATTCATCTCGTATGAAGTTTTTGGTTCATCATGACCTTCATATTCAATCGTTATACTATCCTCTAAAATTTTATCAGAATATGGAGCATTGGGGCGTCGCGACATAAGAATCACTGAATATCGTGGATTCATACGAAAATTCATACCTCTCTGCAAGGTCTGCACATTTTCTGCGTCACACATTTCGCGGTATGAATATATTTGATCTAACATATACTAAATAATTACTGTTGTTTTTTCATACAACATTGGTAAGCAATCTTGCCTCATTCTAAATTTTGTTCCGTGATTGTGTCCAGTGCGTGCGTCAAAATCGACAAGAATTTTTCCTTCTTCAAGTGCCTTCAAAAATCCTTCGAAACTAAATTTCTGCAA
The Parcubacteria group bacterium CG10_big_fil_rev_8_21_14_0_10_36_14 DNA segment above includes these coding regions:
- a CDS encoding HNH endonuclease translates to MLDQIYSYREMCDAENVQTLQRGMNFRMNPRYSVILMSRRPNAPYSDKILEDSITIEYEGHDEPKTSYEMNPKTLNQPNKTKNGTLTQNGKFIDAVEKYKKGITVTEPIKVYEKIMPGVWSLKGFFDLIDCQTRHDGKRNVFVFSLKLSDKQDVEMTTPIDLAHTRLISSEVKKEVWKRDGGKCVICESTKNLHFDHDLPFSKGGTSLTSKNIRLLCAKCNLAKSDKIE